One Hermetia illucens chromosome 4, iHerIll2.2.curated.20191125, whole genome shotgun sequence DNA segment encodes these proteins:
- the LOC119655980 gene encoding uncharacterized protein LOC119655980 isoform X2, translating to MDQDKVIEELTAELKKLTEESIRLEKQLQHCERELAQQDRDQDDFYETLHKMQLEAARARNYAIQQRLDQATAEYNEMRKQLKIFCNEAGFNKGPKPPRQEEVDYNFCKANREDERCKTPEHVTPSYCKLRPDKRCEKTISFCKRAFDDDSRCQLLDYVFCKIKPEHEKCIAGENITKSFCKLREHPLCKATDSYCKRFKGYDPRCASDAHLVNHLFCRTNKTHPLCKTPEIVTSSYCKRRENAKCKITKSYCERFVGYDERCKQEPDGPPKPDGPPKPDGPPKPDGPPKPDGPPKPDGPPKPDGPPESIYPPKLVNHQKTVDPVEPDRSFRRSDEFKGRYFLETTENGCSCQGCEEIENEMAESYQLRTRTESAESEHAPSSYAESEHLLSSYAESEHSDLSYEESGKPGYPAERRRYQKLNFELCRKYADPRCAYNRDWWSLDSYCKIAYHPDCKKTASFCAKFEKKDERCRVIDHIYCKNHKNDPRCASAEVTDSYCKRRADKKCRRTTSYCQRFAGDDERCPNIDHEWCAKYPEHEKCQVRYPPTHSGCRLLPNQTACKPTLSYCRRFFAIDQRCRKVNHTYCLLKPSDERCRTRTEVTKSYCRLRPDCRCPLNESYCKKFWFFDINCYVYPKPPKEFLNEPSEHSEYRKKI from the coding sequence ATGGACCAAGATAAAGTCATTGAAGAACTTACCGCAGAATTGAAAAAACTGACAGAGGAGTCAATTCGATTGGAAAaacaattacagcactgtgaaAGAGAGTTAGCCCAACAAGACCGAGACCAAGATGACTTCTATGAAACGCTTCACAAAATGCAGTTGGAGGCAGCCAGGGCGCGTAATTATGCCATTCAACAAAGACTAGATCAAGCAACGGCAGAATATAATGAAATGAGGAAGCAGCTTAAAATCTTCTGCAATGAGGCAGGCTTCAACAAAGGTCCAAAACCTCCAAGGCAGGAAGAAGTTGATTATAACTTTTGTAAAGCTAACCGTGAAGATGAGAGGTGCAAAACACCTGAGCACGTAACCCCATCTTACTGCAAATTACGCCCAGATAAAAGATGCGAAAAAACTATTTCTTTCTGTAAAAGAGCATTTGATGATGACAGTAGATGTCAGCTGCTTGACTATGTATTCTGTAAAATAAAGCCAGAGCATGAGAAATGCATCGCAGGTGAAAATATAACTAAAAGTTTCTGCAAACTGCGCGAACATCCCCTATGCAAAGCGACCGATTCTTATTGCAAAAGATTCAAAGGATATGATCCCAGGTGTGCATCTGACGCACATCTGGTCAATCATCTATTTTGCAGAACCAATAAAACTCATCCACTGTGCAAAACACCGGAGATAGTCACTTCCAGTTATTGTAAAAGGCGTGAAAACGCAAAGTGCAAGATAACAAAATCGTATTGTGAAAGATTCGTCGGGTATGATGAAAGGTGCAAACAAGAACCAGATGGTCCTCCCAAACCAGATGGCCCTCCCAAACCAGATGGTCCTCCTAAACCAGATGGTCCTCCTAAACCAGATGGTCCTCCTAAACCAGATGGCCCTCCCAAACCAGATGGTCCTCCTGAATCGATTTATCCTCCCAAACTGGTTAATCATCAAAAAACGGTTGATCCGGTTGAACCCGATCGATCTTTCAGGCGtagcgatgaatttaagggtcgCTATTTTCTGGAAACAACAGAAAATGGTTGTTCTTGCCAAGGGTGCGAAGAAATCGAAAATGAAATGGCTGAATCTTATCAATTACGAACAAGGACAGAATCCGCAGAATCCGAACATGCTCCCTCCTCCTATGCAGAATCTGAACATCTTCTCTCCTCCTATGCAGAATCTGAACATTCTGACCTTTCGTACGAAGAATCTGGAAAACCAGGGTATCCTGCAGAGCGGAGAAGATATCAAAAGTTGAATTTTGAGTTGTGTCGAAAATATGCAGATCCCAGGTGTGCGTACAATCGTGATTGGTGGTCGCTTGACAGTTATTGTAAAATAGCATACCATCCCGACTGCAAGAAGACAGCTTCGTTTTGTGCTAAATTCGAAAAAAAGGACGAGAGGTGTCGCGTTATAGACCACATATATTGCAAAAATCATAAGAACGATCCTCGATGCGCGTCAGCGGAAGTAACCGATAGCTACTGCAAACGACGTGCTGACAAAAAATGCAGAAGAACAACCTCCTATTGCCAAAGGTTTGCAGGAGACGACGAAAGATGTCCAAATATTGATCACGAATGGTGCGCGAAATATCCTGAACATGAAAAGTGCCAAGTTAGGTATCCTCCTACTCACAGTGGTTGCAGACTTCTTCCTAATCAAACTGCATGCAAGCCCACCCTTTCTTATTGCAGGAGATTCTTTGCAATTGACCAAAGGTGTCGTAAAGTTAATCACACTTACTGCCTACTCAAGCCTAGTGATGAGCGTTGTAGGACACGAACGGAGGTGACAAAAAGTTATTGTAGACTTCGACCCGATTGCAGATGCCCTTTGAACGAATCTTACTGCAAAAAGTTTTGGTTTTTCGATATCAACTGTTACGTTTACCCTAAACCTCCGAAAGAGTTCCTCAATGAACCCAGTGAGCATAGTGAATATAGGAAGAAGATTTAA